One window from the genome of Fibrobacterota bacterium encodes:
- a CDS encoding glycosyltransferase codes for MVLIVIAGVLILTAVYSALLLFFTVGALRLESPALAKSSRPLPLATATRPLSRSRSGDGDRSPDGDGDERLPSVSVVVPMRNEEANAEATLRALAAQDYAGEWEVICVDDRSGDATGTILREFCALDPRFTAAEIPVGSPSVPSPKKRALAAGFAAAKGEILMTTDADCLARPGWLSSMAARFSPGIGIVQGPKRIRGDGSLLSRYQEHEVFGLVSIEAATFALGRPMIASAPSLAYRRALYEGVGGFQGLEDTVSGDDDLLVRKMQKVPGCKVAYNSDPEACVSTSPAPTWKAMLIQRARWASNGAHYDEKGFVALLCCIYAFYWWLALGPVLVLAGLVPAWLFLVPAAVKIAFNAVFLSVTSRRLGHAGILRNLLWCEILHVPIILVAVILGHLGLYRWK; via the coding sequence TTGGTACTAATTGTCATCGCCGGGGTCTTGATCCTCACCGCCGTTTACTCCGCCTTGCTGCTCTTCTTCACCGTCGGCGCCTTACGCCTGGAGAGCCCTGCCCTTGCGAAGTCCAGTCGTCCCCTGCCTCTCGCGACGGCCACCCGCCCGCTCTCGCGTTCGCGATCCGGCGATGGGGATCGATCACCCGATGGGGATGGGGACGAGAGATTGCCGAGTGTCTCCGTGGTCGTCCCCATGCGCAACGAAGAGGCCAATGCCGAAGCCACCTTACGAGCGCTGGCGGCCCAGGATTACGCGGGCGAATGGGAAGTCATCTGCGTGGACGATCGCTCCGGGGACGCTACCGGAACCATCTTGCGGGAATTCTGCGCGCTCGATCCGCGCTTCACCGCGGCCGAAATCCCCGTCGGTTCCCCTTCCGTGCCCAGCCCCAAGAAACGCGCCTTGGCCGCCGGCTTCGCGGCCGCCAAGGGAGAGATCCTGATGACCACGGACGCCGATTGCCTGGCGCGCCCGGGCTGGCTCTCGAGCATGGCCGCGCGTTTCTCGCCGGGCATCGGGATCGTGCAAGGCCCTAAACGCATCCGCGGTGACGGCAGCCTGCTGTCCAGATATCAGGAGCACGAGGTGTTCGGCCTGGTCAGCATCGAAGCCGCCACCTTCGCCCTGGGTCGGCCCATGATCGCCAGCGCGCCGTCCCTGGCCTACCGCCGCGCGCTCTACGAAGGCGTAGGCGGCTTCCAGGGCCTGGAAGATACGGTTTCCGGGGACGACGATCTGCTGGTGCGCAAGATGCAGAAGGTGCCCGGGTGCAAGGTCGCGTACAATTCCGATCCGGAGGCCTGCGTCTCCACTTCCCCCGCCCCGACTTGGAAGGCGATGCTCATCCAACGCGCGCGCTGGGCCAGCAATGGCGCCCATTACGATGAGAAGGGCTTCGTGGCCTTGCTCTGCTGCATCTACGCCTTTTATTGGTGGCTGGCCCTCGGCCCCGTCCTGGTCTTGGCCGGTTTGGTGCCGGCCTGGCTGTTCCTCGTACCCGCGGCGGTAAAGATCGCGTTCAACGCCGTATTCCTATCCGTGACCTCGCGCCGCCTCGGGCATGCGGGCATCCTGCGCAATCTCCTTTGGTGCGAAATCCTGCATGTTCCCATCATCCTGGTTGCGGTGATCCTCGGGCACCTTGGGCTGTACCGCTGGAAGTAG
- the pyk gene encoding pyruvate kinase produces MGPALEDPAVLARAIEAGANAFRINFSHGDQGQHARYLASIRAAAKRLKAPVGVLADLMGPKVRVDAREYDLENGALVGLVARPGDPGAGEIGISYPGLCDLIGPGQRILLDDGKLEIRAEGKARRSKGKGPKVMCRVIRGGILRPNKSLNVPGVNLRLPILSKKDKDDLAFIIKAGFDWVAASFIGHGDDIRAIKRFMAGLGASIPLVAKVESAQAVDNLEGIVDAAEGVMVARGDLGVELDLELIPAVQREVIKIAREKGKLTIVATQMLESMMTSARPSRAEVTDVSTAALARVDALMLSGETAAGKYPVETIEMMDRIITTTERGMVKDFVDIRHSDPIALVCEAGLYLSANSKAKALVALSTHGTTPRILSTYRGNIPVVVACERPEIYHRSTLYYSVYPRMIKAVRNPELVFRKLEADLLREGLVEKGDVLVFTFGHPVHTRHGTNSIRRWVVAEPSRIRNEKPRGR; encoded by the coding sequence ATGGGCCCCGCCCTCGAAGATCCCGCCGTGCTGGCGCGGGCCATCGAAGCCGGGGCCAACGCCTTCCGCATCAACTTCTCCCACGGGGATCAGGGGCAACACGCCCGTTACCTGGCTTCCATCCGCGCGGCGGCGAAACGGCTAAAGGCCCCCGTCGGGGTGCTCGCGGATCTGATGGGCCCCAAGGTGCGGGTGGACGCGCGGGAATACGATCTGGAAAACGGCGCCTTGGTGGGCCTGGTCGCGCGGCCCGGGGACCCCGGGGCGGGGGAGATCGGGATCAGCTATCCGGGCCTATGCGATTTGATCGGCCCCGGCCAGCGCATCCTGTTGGACGACGGCAAGCTGGAGATACGGGCCGAAGGCAAGGCGCGGCGCTCCAAAGGCAAGGGCCCCAAGGTCATGTGCCGCGTCATCCGCGGGGGAATCCTGCGGCCCAACAAATCCTTGAACGTACCCGGTGTCAACCTCCGCTTGCCGATCCTGAGCAAGAAGGATAAGGATGATCTGGCGTTCATCATCAAGGCCGGTTTCGACTGGGTGGCGGCCTCCTTCATCGGGCACGGGGACGACATCCGCGCCATCAAGCGATTCATGGCGGGTCTCGGCGCTTCCATTCCGCTGGTGGCGAAGGTGGAAAGCGCCCAAGCGGTAGACAACCTGGAAGGCATCGTGGACGCGGCCGAGGGCGTTATGGTGGCCCGTGGCGATCTGGGCGTGGAATTGGATTTGGAATTGATCCCCGCGGTACAACGCGAAGTCATCAAGATCGCCCGGGAAAAAGGCAAGCTGACCATAGTGGCGACGCAAATGCTGGAGTCCATGATGACTTCGGCCCGCCCTTCCCGCGCCGAGGTCACCGACGTTTCCACCGCGGCGCTGGCGCGCGTCGACGCCCTGATGCTTTCAGGCGAAACCGCGGCGGGCAAATATCCCGTGGAGACGATAGAGATGATGGACCGCATCATCACCACTACCGAACGCGGAATGGTCAAGGACTTCGTGGATATCCGGCATTCCGATCCCATCGCGCTGGTGTGCGAGGCGGGATTGTACCTGAGCGCCAACAGCAAGGCGAAGGCGCTGGTGGCATTGAGCACCCACGGCACCACGCCGCGCATCCTCTCCACCTACCGCGGAAACATCCCCGTGGTCGTGGCCTGCGAGCGGCCGGAGATCTACCATCGCAGCACCTTGTATTACTCGGTCTATCCCCGCATGATCAAGGCCGTGCGGAATCCCGAGCTGGTCTTCCGCAAGTTGGAAGCCGATCTTCTCCGGGAAGGATTGGTGGAGAAGGGGGACGTCCTCGTCTTCACCTTCGGGCATCCCGTCCACACCCGCCACGGAACCAATAGCATCCGTCGCTGGGTGGTGGCGGAACCCAGCCGGATCCGGAACGAGAAGCCGCGGGGAAGATAA
- a CDS encoding metallophosphoesterase — MNDPSRRLFVGDLHGCRAELDALLSRFAFRPGIDRLFAVGDIVGKGPDVPGALARLHELKAAVVLGNHDVALLEAARAMAAGSRPKHQDYVDALGPDRDRWAAWIGSWPYWLDLGDILLVHAGLQPGNPDPAATDTRILTNIRTWDGRGDNLNRPGDPPWFACVEPGRVVVFGHWAQRGLVDLPGFKGLDTGCVYGGKLTGWCPEEDRFVQVDALRAYAPIHKH, encoded by the coding sequence ATGAATGACCCGTCTCGTCGCCTGTTCGTCGGCGATCTGCACGGATGCCGGGCCGAGCTGGACGCCCTCCTTTCCCGCTTCGCGTTCCGCCCCGGCATCGACCGACTCTTCGCGGTGGGGGACATCGTCGGCAAAGGTCCCGATGTGCCGGGCGCCTTGGCCCGCCTGCATGAGCTCAAAGCCGCCGTCGTACTCGGTAACCACGATGTCGCCTTGCTGGAAGCCGCGCGCGCGATGGCAGCCGGATCGCGGCCGAAACATCAGGATTACGTGGACGCGTTGGGGCCGGACCGGGACAGATGGGCCGCCTGGATCGGATCCTGGCCCTATTGGCTGGACCTGGGGGACATCCTGCTGGTGCATGCCGGGCTACAGCCGGGGAACCCCGATCCGGCCGCTACCGATACGCGCATCCTGACCAACATCCGCACCTGGGACGGCCGCGGCGATAACCTCAATCGCCCGGGCGATCCGCCTTGGTTCGCCTGCGTGGAGCCCGGTCGCGTGGTCGTGTTCGGCCATTGGGCCCAAAGGGGCTTGGTCGATCTGCCGGGTTTCAAAGGCTTGGATACCGGTTGCGTTTACGGGGGGAAGCTCACCGGGTGGTGCCCGGAAGAGGATCGATTCGTCCAGGTCGACGCGTTAAGGGCATACGCCCCTATCCACAAGCATTAG
- a CDS encoding transglutaminase family protein, which translates to MAEDKDLIHILKLLDDDSPKVRHSVWERLEANLPAWENHIRARLPQLADAPRRRLEDLLSGRARRGFRRAWMRWRDLNGDAEKLEGALAGLSWYLAEDRAGRKRGGDGDAPVNHERRAPMRSDAGQLPRHPALAPLLDGLTAAYRAVAAVPSASGLAAFLFAGQGFKGAEGDYYDPEHSDLVLVIERRRGIPISLACVFILVGHRLGLSIHGCDVPEHFLTRASEGGRDIIIDCFDGGKILDPESLAQLELKYAPAFARLLRTPAEPDAIVARVLRNLINAYHLAGDRQASQFMFSLAEDLRGGRPAAGAVADIVSEAQDEAGPERPFGEGTDKEEDEGSDGSNPDLE; encoded by the coding sequence ATGGCCGAAGACAAAGACCTCATCCACATCCTCAAGCTCCTCGACGACGACAGCCCGAAGGTGCGGCATAGCGTATGGGAACGGCTCGAGGCCAACCTCCCCGCCTGGGAAAACCACATCCGCGCGCGCCTGCCGCAATTGGCGGACGCTCCCCGCCGGCGCCTGGAGGATCTGCTTTCGGGCCGCGCCCGCCGCGGCTTCCGCCGCGCCTGGATGCGTTGGCGCGATCTCAACGGGGACGCGGAAAAGCTCGAAGGCGCTTTGGCCGGCCTCTCCTGGTATCTGGCGGAGGATCGCGCCGGGCGTAAACGCGGCGGCGATGGCGACGCGCCCGTGAACCATGAAAGGCGTGCGCCCATGCGCTCGGACGCGGGGCAACTTCCGCGGCACCCCGCCTTGGCGCCGTTATTGGACGGCTTGACCGCCGCTTACCGCGCCGTGGCGGCCGTGCCTTCGGCCAGCGGCCTCGCGGCATTCCTCTTCGCCGGCCAAGGTTTCAAGGGCGCCGAAGGCGATTACTACGATCCGGAGCACAGCGATCTGGTCCTGGTCATCGAACGCCGTCGCGGCATCCCCATCAGCCTGGCCTGCGTTTTCATCCTGGTAGGCCATCGCCTCGGCCTTTCCATCCACGGCTGCGACGTGCCGGAGCATTTCCTGACCCGCGCGTCCGAAGGGGGCCGCGATATCATCATCGATTGCTTCGACGGCGGGAAGATCCTCGACCCGGAAAGCCTCGCCCAACTTGAGCTCAAATACGCTCCGGCCTTCGCGCGCTTGCTTAGGACCCCGGCGGAACCGGATGCCATCGTCGCGCGCGTCCTGCGGAACCTGATCAACGCCTATCACTTGGCGGGCGATCGGCAGGCCAGCCAATTCATGTTCTCCTTGGCCGAGGATCTGCGTGGGGGGCGCCCGGCGGCCGGGGCCGTGGCGGATATCGTCAGCGAGGCCCAAGACGAAGCGGGGCCGGAACGGCCCTTCGGCGAAGGCACGGACAAGGAAGAAGACGAAGGCTCCGACGGATCGAATCCCGATCTGGAGTAG
- a CDS encoding ferredoxin--NADP reductase, whose translation MDAVAEKYNAVVVARMALTPDLFIIKVKPDKAPAEFISGQYVLLGLSSNVPRREGSEPEFKESKADRMVLRAYSIASAGHEPGLLEFYISVVANGSLTPRLVNLKPGDRIMVGDKIRGFFTLDTVPKEHTTVVLAATGTGLAPYVSMMRAHALRPFPFRFVILHGAPKSWELGYLEELSMQARYLPRVVYVPSITRTKEDPWWTGESGRITQWFHSNLLRDKLEVELDPARTSVFLCGNPAMIHEVQGILEPLGYSAYSTQAPGSLHIEEYW comes from the coding sequence ATGGATGCCGTCGCCGAAAAGTACAATGCCGTAGTGGTGGCGCGCATGGCGCTGACCCCGGACCTTTTCATCATCAAGGTTAAGCCCGACAAGGCCCCCGCCGAGTTCATCTCGGGGCAGTACGTCCTTCTAGGGCTTAGCTCGAACGTCCCGCGCCGCGAAGGCAGCGAACCGGAGTTCAAGGAAAGCAAAGCCGATCGCATGGTCCTGCGGGCCTATTCCATCGCATCCGCCGGGCATGAGCCCGGCCTCCTGGAGTTCTACATCTCGGTGGTCGCCAACGGATCGCTCACTCCGCGGCTGGTCAACTTGAAGCCAGGCGATCGGATCATGGTCGGCGATAAGATCCGCGGGTTTTTTACCCTGGATACCGTCCCCAAGGAGCATACCACGGTGGTGCTCGCCGCTACAGGCACGGGCCTGGCTCCGTACGTTTCCATGATGCGGGCCCACGCCCTGCGGCCTTTCCCCTTCCGCTTCGTCATCCTGCACGGCGCTCCCAAGAGTTGGGAACTCGGTTATCTCGAAGAGCTGAGCATGCAAGCCCGTTACCTGCCGCGCGTGGTCTACGTTCCTTCCATCACCCGCACCAAGGAAGATCCCTGGTGGACGGGCGAATCCGGCCGCATCACCCAGTGGTTCCATTCCAATCTCCTTCGCGACAAGCTGGAGGTGGAATTGGATCCGGCCCGGACGTCGGTGTTCCTATGCGGCAATCCAGCGATGATCCATGAAGTGCAGGGCATCCTGGAACCGCTGGGCTATTCGGCCTATTCCACCCAAGCGCCGGGCAGCCTGCATATCGAAGAGTATTGGTGA
- the pyrF gene encoding orotidine-5'-phosphate decarboxylase: MVKTYAERVADRVREAGNPVCVGLDPVAKKIPGDGPLEERIKRFYSNLLDAMLARDLLPAAVKPNMAYYEGVSLACLRVLQDLIRAFRDAGALVILDAKRGDIASTSGAYARSAFKVFGADAVTAAPYMGIDTIKPFQEESQGQGIYVLVRTSNPSAKDFQELKVGPEGEPLYRAVAAKLADWNDGNLGAVVGATAPRELRELLSYWKGRGREVPVLIPGIAVAGVTGGQTGSVAEVYQAIRDAESDPALHLINSSSGINYAYEKFPALKPAEASMQALEDLCEEIARAG, translated from the coding sequence ATGGTGAAGACGTACGCGGAAAGGGTCGCGGATCGGGTGCGCGAAGCGGGAAATCCCGTATGCGTCGGTTTGGATCCGGTGGCCAAGAAAATCCCCGGGGATGGCCCCCTGGAGGAGCGCATCAAACGCTTCTATTCCAATCTACTGGATGCGATGCTGGCCCGGGATCTCCTGCCCGCGGCGGTGAAACCCAATATGGCCTACTACGAAGGCGTGAGCCTGGCTTGCCTGCGGGTGCTCCAGGATTTGATCCGGGCCTTCCGCGACGCCGGAGCGCTGGTCATCCTGGACGCGAAGCGCGGGGACATCGCCAGCACTTCCGGCGCCTATGCCCGCTCGGCGTTCAAGGTTTTCGGCGCGGACGCGGTCACCGCCGCCCCGTACATGGGTATCGATACCATCAAGCCCTTCCAGGAGGAATCCCAAGGACAAGGCATCTACGTTCTCGTTCGCACCTCCAATCCCAGCGCCAAGGATTTCCAGGAGCTGAAGGTCGGGCCAGAAGGGGAGCCGCTCTACCGCGCCGTGGCCGCCAAGCTGGCGGACTGGAACGACGGCAACCTGGGAGCGGTGGTAGGCGCGACCGCGCCCCGGGAGTTACGGGAATTGTTGTCCTATTGGAAAGGACGCGGCCGGGAAGTGCCGGTGCTGATACCCGGCATCGCCGTCGCAGGCGTGACCGGCGGCCAGACCGGCAGCGTAGCCGAAGTGTACCAGGCCATCCGCGATGCCGAAAGCGATCCCGCCTTGCATCTCATCAACAGTTCATCGGGAATCAACTATGCCTACGAGAAGTTCCCGGCCCTGAAGCCGGCGGAAGCTTCGATGCAGGCCCTGGAAGATCTTTGCGAGGAGATCGCCCGGGCAGGTTAG
- a CDS encoding acyl-CoA thioesterase, which translates to MNGSESNLSEIRVQVRYSETDAMKFVYYANYLVYFEVARTSALAELGHPYWEMEKRGVLIPVLEAHCEYVKAGRYGDNLRIRTLRWRSGAARIRFEYEVLREDVLIARGHTEHAFMHPEGRAIRPPKEILGLFPDKAAA; encoded by the coding sequence GTGAACGGATCGGAATCCAACCTGAGCGAAATCCGCGTCCAGGTCCGGTATTCCGAGACGGACGCCATGAAGTTCGTGTACTACGCCAACTATCTGGTGTATTTCGAAGTGGCGCGCACGTCCGCGCTGGCGGAACTCGGGCATCCGTATTGGGAGATGGAAAAGCGCGGGGTGCTGATCCCGGTTTTGGAAGCGCATTGCGAATACGTGAAGGCCGGGCGCTACGGGGACAACCTGCGCATCCGTACCTTGCGTTGGCGCAGCGGGGCGGCCCGCATCCGCTTCGAGTATGAGGTGCTGAGGGAAGATGTCCTGATCGCGCGCGGCCACACCGAGCACGCCTTCATGCATCCGGAAGGACGCGCCATCCGGCCCCCGAAGGAAATCCTGGGGTTGTTCCCGGATAAAGCCGCGGCTTAA
- a CDS encoding MATE family efflux transporter, whose product MLIGTSSHMLLNIIDGIYVSRLGMESSLAVLNYGFPFFYLIFAVFNGLTSGSSSVLARYLGAKENAKAENALSQIVWVGLALFVFFLVLYPVLIPFYLAAQKASPEAAILTRHYLNSLFLGVPFLVLLLLWGSGLRAEGNTRTLMSGMMLGTLLNIGFAPFLIFREFHFAGIAWHGLGLGVTGAGLAASISNGLSLIVVISIFLRKATVLRLRLWPDWSDRGGLYESFKVGLPSILSQSLIGINVFIMTKLASDFGPAAVSAIGIGARLETFAVFPSLSIMVAVLSLVGQNFGAGKYERVAQTVRQGLTLAFFSLATIGLIVHFCRGPLIAKFHPDPAAYPSAYHFLGITTLGYAFAGMSIVSSGAFQGLGRGLPFLFLNTLRLLGLAAPLGWLLARSHYGEYGLHYAPLIASGCSALIAVSWILTVTARLRRREAPSPVQVAAATA is encoded by the coding sequence ATGCTGATCGGAACATCATCCCACATGCTCCTCAATATCATCGACGGGATTTACGTGAGCCGCCTCGGGATGGAATCGAGCCTGGCTGTCCTCAATTATGGCTTCCCCTTCTTCTACCTCATCTTCGCGGTGTTCAACGGTCTCACCAGCGGATCGAGCTCGGTGCTGGCCCGCTACCTGGGCGCGAAGGAAAACGCCAAAGCCGAGAACGCCCTTTCGCAGATCGTATGGGTGGGCCTGGCCCTCTTCGTCTTTTTCCTGGTCCTCTACCCCGTCCTGATTCCCTTTTATCTTGCGGCGCAAAAGGCATCTCCCGAAGCGGCGATCCTCACGCGGCATTACCTGAATAGCTTGTTCCTCGGCGTTCCGTTCCTGGTGCTCTTGCTGCTGTGGGGATCGGGCCTGCGCGCCGAAGGCAACACGCGCACCTTGATGTCGGGCATGATGCTCGGCACCTTGCTCAATATCGGCTTCGCCCCCTTCCTGATCTTCCGCGAATTCCATTTCGCCGGGATCGCATGGCACGGCCTGGGGCTAGGGGTAACCGGCGCGGGACTGGCGGCATCCATCAGCAACGGCCTCTCGCTGATCGTGGTGATCTCCATATTCTTGCGGAAAGCCACCGTGCTGCGGCTGCGCCTATGGCCCGATTGGTCCGATCGCGGCGGGCTCTACGAATCCTTCAAGGTCGGCTTGCCCTCCATCCTTTCGCAATCCCTGATCGGCATCAACGTCTTCATCATGACCAAGTTGGCATCGGACTTCGGCCCGGCGGCGGTATCCGCCATCGGCATCGGCGCGCGCCTGGAAACCTTCGCCGTGTTCCCGTCGCTTTCCATCATGGTGGCCGTGCTCTCCTTGGTGGGGCAGAATTTCGGCGCGGGCAAGTACGAGCGCGTCGCCCAGACGGTGCGGCAAGGGCTGACTTTGGCATTCTTCAGCCTGGCGACCATCGGCCTGATCGTCCACTTCTGCCGCGGTCCGCTGATCGCCAAGTTCCATCCGGATCCGGCGGCCTATCCATCGGCCTACCATTTCCTGGGCATCACGACCTTGGGCTACGCCTTCGCCGGCATGAGCATCGTGTCCAGCGGCGCATTCCAAGGCCTCGGCCGCGGACTCCCGTTCCTCTTCCTCAACACCTTGCGCCTGTTGGGCCTGGCCGCTCCTTTGGGTTGGCTGCTGGCCCGCAGCCACTACGGCGAGTATGGCCTGCATTACGCACCGCTCATCGCCAGCGGCTGCTCCGCCTTGATCGCGGTCTCCTGGATCCTCACGGTGACGGCGCGCCTGCGCCGGCGGGAAGCGCCAAGCCCGGTCCAGGTCGCGGCGGCGACGGCGTGA
- the lptC gene encoding LPS export ABC transporter periplasmic protein LptC, with the protein MPWIKDGLVLAACSHIEEAPTAKGPKKELPLAEYKDTTILSMYEGAHLSWILKTKYLVKWPRTDLVRAKPVDLVLYDSLGKSLMHVTSDSGSVDEAVSFLAASGHVHGHSEKGVDIQSDSLRWNKAINQISTEAKVRVVSEEGDVLTGKGFVSDAKLDNWQILSDVKGVFQKVEERFQNADSTGNPPADSAKRAAPSDTAHKGGPATGATPIGTGLPASATGTPTQGASTSPSPTLAPAPSPAPTSVPAPSAPSPSPGNDHPKAPK; encoded by the coding sequence GTGCCTTGGATAAAAGACGGTCTTGTTCTAGCGGCTTGCTCGCATATCGAAGAAGCCCCGACCGCCAAGGGTCCGAAAAAGGAACTGCCCCTCGCCGAGTACAAAGACACCACCATCCTGAGCATGTACGAAGGCGCCCACTTAAGCTGGATCCTCAAGACCAAGTACTTGGTGAAATGGCCCCGAACCGACCTGGTGCGCGCGAAGCCGGTGGACTTGGTGCTCTACGACAGCTTGGGGAAATCCTTGATGCACGTGACCTCCGATTCGGGTTCGGTCGACGAAGCGGTCAGCTTCCTTGCCGCCTCCGGCCACGTACACGGCCATTCCGAGAAGGGCGTGGACATCCAATCCGATTCCCTGCGCTGGAACAAGGCCATCAACCAAATCAGCACCGAGGCCAAAGTACGCGTCGTCTCGGAGGAAGGGGACGTCCTTACCGGGAAAGGCTTCGTCTCCGATGCCAAGTTGGACAATTGGCAGATCCTTTCCGACGTGAAAGGCGTTTTCCAGAAAGTGGAGGAACGTTTCCAAAATGCGGACTCCACTGGGAACCCCCCCGCGGACAGCGCCAAACGAGCCGCTCCGTCGGATACGGCGCATAAAGGCGGACCCGCGACCGGCGCCACTCCGATCGGAACCGGGCTTCCGGCATCCGCCACCGGGACCCCGACGCAAGGGGCATCAACCTCACCGAGTCCGACGCTAGCGCCCGCGCCTTCACCCGCGCCGACTTCCGTCCCGGCCCCGTCTGCGCCCTCGCCCTCGCCTGGAAACGATCATCCGAAGGCTCCCAAATGA
- the lptB gene encoding LPS export ABC transporter ATP-binding protein: MQIMAESLVKIYNGRRVVDGVSFHVNQGEVVGLLGPNGAGKTTSFYMIVGMIRANAGNIRIGDADVSHMPMYKRARLGVGYLAQETSVFRKLTVEENILAILQTRKLSRAQCRQETDRLMEEFHIAHLRKHRANTLSGGERRRLEIARALTTNPKFLLLDEPFAGIDPIAVEDIQSVIFNLRDKGMGILITDHSVRETLATTNRAYIMFEGKVLVEGTAEHLSRDEEARRIYLGKSFSLG, from the coding sequence ATGCAGATCATGGCCGAGTCCCTGGTCAAGATTTACAACGGCCGTCGCGTAGTGGACGGCGTGAGTTTCCACGTGAACCAGGGCGAGGTGGTGGGATTGCTCGGGCCCAACGGGGCGGGGAAGACCACCTCCTTCTACATGATCGTCGGCATGATCCGCGCCAATGCGGGGAACATCCGCATCGGCGATGCGGACGTTTCGCATATGCCGATGTACAAGCGCGCCCGCCTGGGCGTAGGCTACCTTGCCCAGGAAACATCGGTGTTCCGCAAGCTCACGGTGGAGGAAAACATCCTCGCCATCCTGCAGACCCGGAAATTGTCGCGGGCCCAATGCCGGCAGGAAACCGATCGCCTGATGGAGGAATTCCACATCGCGCATTTGCGGAAGCACCGCGCCAACACCCTTTCGGGCGGCGAACGCCGCCGCCTGGAGATCGCCCGCGCCCTGACCACCAACCCGAAGTTCCTCCTGCTCGACGAGCCTTTCGCCGGCATCGACCCCATCGCCGTCGAGGACATCCAATCGGTTATATTTAACCTCCGGGACAAAGGCATGGGCATCCTTATCACCGACCATAGCGTTCGGGAAACCCTGGCCACCACCAACCGGGCTTACATCATGTTCGAAGGCAAGGTATTGGTGGAAGGCACGGCGGAACACCTCTCGCGCGACGAAGAAGCGCGCCGCATATACCTCGGCAAGTCCTTTTCCCTGGGATGA